In the genome of Flavobacterium panacagri, one region contains:
- the mazG gene encoding nucleoside triphosphate pyrophosphohydrolase, with the protein MNRENQLKAFERLLNIMDELREQCPWDKKQTLQTLRHLTIEETYELGDAILDNDLNEVKKELGDLLLHIVFYAKIGSETNDFDIADVCNEICEKLIHRHPHIYGDVKVENEEEVKQNWEKLKLKEGKKSVLEGVPRSLPALVKASRIQDKVKGVGFDWEEPHQVWDKVQEELQELQDEVNSGNQDKIEDEFGDVLFSMINYARFLKVNPEDALERTNKKFIKRFQYLESKAGELGKSLSDMTLSEMDVFWNEAKKL; encoded by the coding sequence ATGAATAGAGAAAACCAGTTAAAAGCGTTTGAAAGATTATTAAACATTATGGATGAACTTCGTGAACAATGTCCATGGGATAAAAAACAAACGCTGCAGACCTTAAGACATTTAACAATCGAAGAGACCTACGAACTGGGAGATGCTATTCTGGACAATGATTTGAATGAAGTTAAAAAAGAATTAGGCGATCTACTTCTTCATATTGTTTTTTATGCTAAAATAGGAAGTGAAACTAATGATTTTGATATTGCCGATGTCTGTAACGAAATCTGCGAAAAGTTGATTCACCGTCATCCTCATATTTATGGAGATGTCAAAGTGGAAAATGAAGAAGAAGTCAAACAAAACTGGGAAAAACTAAAATTGAAAGAAGGTAAAAAATCAGTTTTAGAAGGAGTTCCGAGAAGCCTTCCCGCTTTGGTTAAAGCAAGCAGAATTCAGGATAAAGTAAAAGGAGTAGGTTTTGATTGGGAAGAACCGCATCAAGTTTGGGATAAAGTACAGGAAGAATTACAAGAATTGCAAGACGAAGTAAATTCTGGAAATCAAGATAAAATTGAAGACGAATTTGGAGACGTTTTGTTCTCGATGATTAATTACGCTCGATTTTTAAAGGTAAATCCAGAAGATGCATTGGAAAGAACCAATAAAAAATTCATTAAACGCTTTCAATACTTAGAAAGTAAAGCAGGCGAATTAGGAAAATCTTTATCAGATATGACACTTAGTGAAATGGATGTTTTCT